The following are from one region of the Stanieria cyanosphaera PCC 7437 genome:
- the glmS gene encoding glutamine--fructose-6-phosphate transaminase (isomerizing): protein MCGIVGYIGTQAATEILISGLERLEYRGYDSAGVATVLEGKINCVRAKGKLYNLREKVEREHNPAQIGIGHTRWATHGKPEEHNAHPHMDAAMGVAVVQNGIIENYRELKEELISKGYEFKSETDTEVIPHLIADCLTNSQHSLLDAVRQIIPRLEGAFAIAVISADHPYELVVARQQAPLILGFGQGEFFCASDITALVPHTHTVLSLDNGEMARLSPLGVEIYNFAGDRLNKFPRTLDWNLVQVEKQGFRHYMLKEIYEQPGVVRTALEAYFNPNWHAQDNPDFSPVTLSLSPRLYEDLEHIQILACGTSWHASLIGKYLLEQLAGIPTTVDYASEFRYAPKPIIGNTLTIGVTQSGETADTIAALETEKERRANLEPKLQARLLGITNRPESTIAQLVDQIINTQAGIEIGVAATKTFVAQVMSFYFLALDLAFRRKTLPLEQIEQIITGLHQIPTQIEKTLESQANYIEELAHEFTKETEDFIFIGRGINFPIALEGALKLKEISYIHAEGYPAGEMKHGPIALLDTKVPVVAIAMPGSVYDKVLSNAQEAKARDARLIGVTSAMNAQEAAATFDDVLTVPEVEELISPILAVVPLQLLAYHIAAIKGLDVDQPRNLAKSVTVE from the coding sequence ATGTGTGGAATAGTCGGGTATATAGGAACTCAAGCAGCAACAGAAATTTTAATCTCTGGTTTGGAAAGATTAGAATATCGGGGTTATGATTCGGCAGGAGTGGCAACAGTTTTAGAAGGAAAAATTAACTGTGTTCGCGCCAAAGGTAAATTATATAATCTACGGGAAAAAGTAGAAAGAGAGCATAACCCGGCCCAAATTGGCATCGGACATACTCGTTGGGCAACTCATGGGAAACCAGAAGAACATAATGCTCATCCTCATATGGATGCAGCGATGGGTGTAGCGGTAGTTCAAAATGGCATCATTGAAAATTATCGCGAGTTAAAAGAAGAATTAATTAGTAAAGGCTACGAATTTAAGTCAGAAACTGATACAGAAGTTATTCCTCACTTAATTGCTGATTGTTTAACCAATTCCCAGCATTCTTTACTCGATGCAGTTAGACAGATTATTCCCCGTTTGGAAGGAGCATTTGCGATCGCGGTTATTAGTGCCGATCATCCCTATGAATTAGTTGTAGCACGTCAACAAGCTCCCTTAATCCTCGGTTTCGGACAAGGGGAATTTTTCTGTGCTTCTGATATTACTGCTTTAGTTCCCCATACTCATACAGTTCTCAGTTTAGATAATGGGGAAATGGCAAGATTATCTCCTTTAGGTGTAGAGATTTATAATTTTGCAGGCGATCGCTTAAACAAATTTCCTCGTACCCTGGATTGGAATCTGGTTCAAGTAGAAAAGCAGGGATTCCGCCACTATATGCTCAAAGAAATTTACGAGCAACCTGGAGTAGTACGAACTGCTTTAGAAGCTTATTTCAATCCAAACTGGCACGCCCAAGATAATCCCGATTTTAGTCCTGTAACTCTTAGTTTATCACCCCGACTTTACGAAGATTTAGAACATATTCAAATTCTTGCTTGTGGTACGAGTTGGCACGCTAGTTTGATTGGTAAGTATTTGTTAGAACAATTGGCGGGAATTCCCACCACCGTAGATTACGCATCCGAATTTCGCTATGCTCCCAAACCCATTATTGGCAATACTTTAACTATTGGTGTTACCCAGTCAGGAGAAACTGCTGATACCATTGCTGCCTTGGAAACAGAAAAAGAGCGACGTGCTAACCTCGAACCTAAATTACAAGCACGATTATTAGGTATTACCAACCGTCCCGAAAGTACCATCGCTCAATTAGTCGATCAAATTATCAATACTCAAGCTGGGATTGAAATTGGCGTAGCAGCAACCAAAACCTTTGTCGCTCAAGTAATGAGCTTTTATTTCCTGGCTCTAGATTTAGCTTTTCGTCGCAAAACTTTACCTCTAGAGCAAATAGAACAAATTATTACTGGATTACATCAAATTCCCACTCAAATAGAAAAAACTTTAGAAAGTCAAGCTAATTACATCGAAGAATTGGCACACGAATTTACCAAAGAAACCGAAGACTTTATCTTTATCGGCAGAGGAATTAACTTCCCCATTGCCTTAGAAGGAGCATTAAAACTCAAAGAAATCAGCTACATCCATGCAGAAGGTTATCCTGCTGGCGAAATGAAACATGGTCCCATCGCCTTACTTGATACCAAAGTTCCTGTAGTCGCGATCGCAATGCCTGGTAGTGTATATGATAAGGTACTTTCCAATGCCCAGGAAGCTAAAGCTAGAGATGCTAGATTAATTGGCGTAACATCAGCGATGAATGCACAAGAAGCTGCTGCAACTTTCGATGATGTATTAACTGTACCTGAAGTTGAGGAATTGATCTCGCCGATTTTGGCAGTTGTGCCTTTGCAGCTATTGGCTTATCACATTGCAGCAATTAAAGGGTTAGATGTCGATCAGCCAAGGAATTTAGCGAAAAGTGTTACTGTTGAGTAA
- a CDS encoding S1 family peptidase yields MLILITLLVSDNKAFSSTNLSQKQLEDFTRSITVRIFSKDESGLNSGSGILIRRQKGHYLVLTNNHVVANKNNSYQIQTPDGREYPGKIITTTKFENDISYLTFPSLNKKYQVINLNKTFNAKIGQNVIAGGFPIEDDLTQSNQFHVTRGQIALTSDRPFVGGYQIGYTNLVKNGMSGGPLLNRQGELIGINGIGKYPLFGNPYIFKDGSTVSDQEWTKMSKLSWAIPIKYILPLPNFSAM; encoded by the coding sequence TTGCTAATATTAATCACTTTATTAGTTTCAGACAATAAGGCTTTTTCTTCTACAAATTTATCTCAAAAACAATTAGAAGACTTTACTCGCTCAATTACAGTGCGAATCTTTTCTAAAGATGAATCAGGGTTAAATAGTGGTTCAGGAATATTAATTCGTCGCCAGAAAGGACATTATTTAGTTCTGACTAACAATCATGTTGTTGCTAATAAAAATAACTCTTATCAAATTCAAACTCCAGATGGAAGAGAATATCCAGGTAAAATTATTACTACTACAAAATTTGAAAATGATATTAGTTATTTAACTTTTCCTAGTCTTAATAAAAAATATCAAGTCATTAACTTAAACAAAACTTTTAATGCAAAAATAGGGCAGAATGTCATAGCTGGAGGATTTCCTATAGAAGATGATTTAACTCAATCTAATCAGTTTCATGTCACTAGGGGACAAATTGCTTTAACTAGCGATCGCCCTTTTGTTGGTGGCTATCAAATCGGCTATACTAATTTAGTTAAAAATGGTATGAGTGGGGGACCATTATTAAATCGACAGGGAGAACTTATTGGTATTAATGGTATAGGAAAGTATCCTCTTTTTGGTAATCCTTATATTTTTAAAGATGGCTCTACAGTTTCCGATCAAGAATGGACTAAAATGAGCAAGCTAAGTTGGGCAATTCCTATAAAATATATACTTCCTCTGCCTAATTTTAGTGCAATGTGA
- a CDS encoding FHA domain-containing protein, which produces MAPKADKLGQALEIFQILLKKKSEDNQKCEAIVRDVEKLNTHLQQKKLTIQIVSQNLLLAQALFDLINTQESLLESYNLKFDPLPELPKKIELQRFTNLKLQHRQNNSTDMQRCYELSFGKEELIGRNPECSISLDGKIYQGISWHHATIKPVQNDPNSELWEICDLNTTNGTFVNSERIQGCQTLQPGDTITLGYPKPSQGIAELLFEVQIFTPDTNINHAYWEVVDCDLFCLVIDSRKPLITKEKEFVKNLDRTLIAKQFLIIDLPDAKEEVLSAETNLGNLESYLKNQASNSGFELIHLCLKPYYQENEKKGLDSSLQKKQDTFLKTLENIVKRQPENLLAQRLSIKFINLLEPVERVVQHQQEELAEKIAQERQELEKLNQVSFKEITKKAISLINEDKDTFFKQAKLDLTQSKVAFLDGFRKESIIYKIQNFVDDLNPIIFTKHGHKYLQLANKNKQESQDVNQNLIDFCTFSVGQWATDEWDRICHVYGKDGLYGLLQRSYTNVDVIPSLLKESPFSSPQILNIKGNFMISFAGISCEVRYKQISLGAYVMKQLRSQVMQTMMMVTLLLSFIGIQAGKSQLMSQISNFFKQFPWIFGLVVFGIIFLLINAYNQDNNLMMEEASEKLKKDLSGYYQSFVKNLVDKIIQDFNLALESEDRKINDALEITKDKYNQHILELEKKQNQIKNNIEQHKGEQEVLKNELCEFKKLKRL; this is translated from the coding sequence ATGGCACCCAAAGCAGACAAACTAGGACAAGCTCTCGAAATTTTTCAAATACTTTTAAAAAAGAAATCTGAAGATAATCAAAAATGTGAAGCAATAGTTAGAGACGTAGAAAAGCTAAATACTCACTTACAGCAAAAAAAATTAACTATCCAAATTGTCAGTCAAAATTTGTTATTAGCTCAAGCTTTATTCGATCTTATTAATACTCAGGAATCACTTCTAGAATCATATAATCTCAAGTTCGATCCTCTTCCTGAACTGCCTAAAAAAATAGAACTTCAAAGATTTACTAATCTTAAACTTCAACATCGACAAAATAATTCTACCGATATGCAGCGATGCTATGAACTTTCTTTTGGTAAAGAAGAATTAATTGGCAGAAATCCTGAGTGTTCAATTAGTTTAGATGGAAAAATATATCAAGGAATTTCTTGGCATCATGCTACCATTAAACCCGTACAAAACGATCCCAATTCTGAACTCTGGGAAATTTGCGATCTCAATACTACCAATGGAACTTTTGTTAATTCAGAACGCATACAGGGGTGTCAAACATTGCAGCCAGGGGACACAATTACTTTAGGATATCCCAAACCCAGTCAAGGGATTGCCGAATTACTTTTTGAAGTTCAAATTTTCACACCAGATACTAATATCAATCATGCTTACTGGGAAGTTGTGGATTGCGATCTTTTTTGTTTAGTTATTGATTCTAGAAAACCTCTTATTACTAAAGAAAAAGAGTTTGTCAAAAATCTTGATCGTACCTTAATAGCTAAACAATTTCTAATTATCGATCTGCCTGATGCTAAGGAAGAAGTATTAAGTGCAGAGACTAATTTAGGTAATCTTGAAAGTTATTTAAAAAATCAAGCTTCTAATTCAGGTTTTGAGTTAATTCATCTTTGCCTTAAGCCTTATTATCAAGAAAATGAAAAAAAAGGATTAGACTCTTCTTTACAAAAAAAGCAAGATACTTTTTTAAAAACTTTAGAAAATATAGTTAAACGCCAACCAGAAAATTTATTAGCCCAAAGACTTAGTATTAAGTTTATCAATCTTTTAGAACCCGTAGAAAGAGTCGTTCAGCATCAACAAGAAGAACTTGCAGAAAAAATTGCTCAAGAAAGACAAGAGTTAGAAAAATTAAACCAAGTTAGTTTTAAAGAGATAACTAAAAAAGCAATTAGTCTTATCAACGAAGATAAAGATACATTTTTTAAACAAGCCAAACTAGATTTAACTCAATCAAAAGTGGCTTTCTTAGATGGATTTCGTAAAGAAAGTATTATTTATAAAATTCAAAACTTTGTTGATGATTTAAATCCAATCATTTTTACAAAACATGGACATAAATATCTTCAACTTGCTAATAAAAATAAACAAGAATCGCAAGATGTCAATCAAAATCTAATTGATTTTTGTACTTTTTCAGTAGGGCAGTGGGCTACGGACGAATGGGATAGAATTTGTCATGTTTATGGTAAAGATGGTTTATATGGATTGCTACAGCGGTCATATACTAATGTCGATGTTATTCCTTCTTTACTAAAAGAGTCACCTTTTTCTTCTCCGCAAATTCTAAATATTAAAGGAAATTTTATGATTTCCTTTGCGGGAATTTCTTGTGAAGTTCGTTATAAGCAAATTTCTTTAGGTGCTTACGTTATGAAGCAGTTAAGAAGTCAAGTAATGCAAACCATGATGATGGTAACTTTATTACTTTCTTTTATTGGTATTCAAGCTGGAAAAAGTCAGCTTATGAGTCAAATTTCTAATTTCTTTAAACAATTTCCATGGATATTTGGTTTGGTAGTTTTTGGGATTATATTTTTGTTAATTAATGCTTATAATCAAGATAATAATTTAATGATGGAGGAGGCAAGTGAAAAACTAAAAAAAGATTTATCTGGTTACTATCAATCCTTTGTTAAAAATCTAGTAGATAAAATTATCCAAGATTTTAATCTGGCTTTAGAATCAGAAGATAGGAAAATTAATGATGCTTTAGAAATAACAAAAGATAAGTATAATCAACACATTTTAGAGCTAGAAAAGAAACAAAATCAAATTAAAAATAATATAGAACAACACAAAGGAGAACAAGAAGTTCTAAAAAATGAGTTATGTGAATTTAAAAAGCTTAAGCGTTTATAG
- a CDS encoding CHAT domain-containing protein — protein sequence MKKISLLFAIIPWLAAINFKPILAQSIIPGNDGTATIVTPQGNRITIDGGTLSKDGHNLFHSFQEFGLDANQIATFLSNPQIQNILSRINGGNPSVINGLIEVVGGNSNLFLMNPAGIVFGSNARLNVPGDFTATTARGIKFGDTWFNAFGLNDYVNLVGNPNGFQFDGSQAGTIINAGNLAVAEGQNLSLTAGKVVNTGTITAPGGNITLTAVPGTNLVRISQEGQVLSLEVELPTDKNGKPLPIQVKDLLDILAGLPPEVETGLNSTFDGKVQLAESGTTVPDTSGTNIVSGNLDVSNTKAEAFGGEVNVLGDKVGLIAANVDASGDAGGGKVLIGGDYKGQGTVPNADVTVVDSESVINADALRDGDGGKVIVWSDATTRIEGNINATGGQNSGNGGFVETSSGGFLDVVNAPNVAASNGLGGTWLLDPHNITIVEDGTYLVGYENTLNISTNNPFTAIADDAQIKVGIIKEALTGGSNVVVSTGTTGNQEGNITLEADLDFDGTGNNTLTLDAANDIVIGVEGDTLVGETTTGKIFDSNVNTNDSLNLFLTADSDESGDGRVQIVAPISTGGGNIVLTGTSNSNSYFDSAIEIGSQVNSGGGDIALTGTGNSGRGIRIYSQINSGGGNITLTGTSNSEGGISIFDRINSEGGDIALTGTSNSDSAIFVLSEGEINSEGGNITLKGTNADIYIEGQLNSGNGSITLTSDIIGLDTFVNQDILIGEGDLLIQTLTPDLDLEIGGTSDLETTFLNEDEIAAIQDGFRSITIGREDATGNIVVVDDISFNDNLTLQSPASGGSITVDGAIQTNGNNLTLNAGNAINVNRDIITDGGIIKLDSNGTINSSQALLDSSADENGGEVSLTAASDITVGEIDSSSDTGNGGQASLNAGEDINIGTIDSSADIGNGGQVTLNAGGNINLESIDSSSFDTGNGGEVKLNTGGNIAVGSIDSSSVVGNGGKIALESTNGAINATTTVESEGQQIVVGGIVSGSESGNGGDISIKAPENIQTGYIISSSLGTGQGGAINLESTGGTIDTTVGTTEQSISTSDLSEDLSQDIVDKLFAGISSFSSLGNGGNVTLASQGNIKVKAINAEGGDNGNGGDVNVNLDNNQPPLFQATGTFTARSGLDASISTAAGITGGDINLRHGSDGKNNPFRVGDPTAPNGTAGVITTGDTTIDGESFFFTENRSNINLISVDNIVTPPIVNPPTEPPIVDPLIDPKKIDENNISGVKNPPSQLQAKVLPPTIQIATIEQARETLAKIEQATAEKPALIYVNFTPPGISAKQDLNEDFARREAASTAQYEQSLNLPENIAEPNLSIPSEDSDVLDILVVTPEGEPIQVKVDGATRKQVIETANEFYLGFIYERASYPKEQYLKLGQQLYQSLINPIEDKLKERKINNLLFVMPTGLRLLPIAALHDGQQFLAQKYSTGMAPSLNLTNTAYQDIREQKLVAMGASQFNDPNALGPLPDAELELNTIAKLWSAGKPSLLNDKFTLNNLQVSRQQTPYGIVHIATHGEFAPSEQPDEPSEIYLQLFDKRLELQEWRNLGFNNPPVELLVLSACRTGLGNEDVEMGFAGLAVQAGVKSALGTFWYVSDRGSMALMNEFYHQLKTSETRMSKAEALRRAQAAMINGQVHLQGEELVTSWGENINLSQNSQESQEDLFGNPVQTSTLESAIIPPSNQTQLDFSHPFYWAPFTLIGNPW from the coding sequence ATGAAAAAGATTAGTTTGTTATTTGCTATTATTCCCTGGTTGGCAGCAATCAATTTTAAACCAATACTTGCTCAGAGTATTATTCCTGGTAATGACGGAACTGCTACTATAGTTACCCCCCAAGGAAATCGCATTACTATTGATGGGGGAACTCTTTCTAAAGATGGTCACAATCTTTTTCATAGTTTCCAAGAATTTGGTTTAGATGCTAACCAAATTGCGACTTTTTTATCTAATCCACAAATTCAAAATATTTTATCTCGTATTAATGGAGGAAATCCTTCTGTTATTAACGGTCTAATTGAAGTCGTTGGAGGGAATTCCAACTTATTTTTAATGAATCCCGCAGGGATTGTTTTTGGTTCTAATGCTAGGTTAAACGTACCTGGAGATTTTACTGCTACCACTGCTAGAGGCATTAAGTTTGGAGATACTTGGTTTAATGCTTTTGGTTTGAATGACTATGTAAACTTAGTGGGTAATCCCAACGGTTTTCAGTTTGATGGTTCTCAAGCAGGAACGATTATCAACGCGGGGAATTTAGCAGTAGCAGAAGGACAGAATTTGTCTTTAACTGCGGGGAAAGTAGTTAATACAGGTACTATTACCGCGCCAGGAGGAAATATTACTTTAACGGCAGTACCAGGAACGAACTTGGTACGCATCTCTCAAGAGGGACAAGTTCTCAGTTTAGAAGTTGAATTACCTACCGATAAAAATGGAAAACCGTTACCCATTCAGGTAAAAGATTTACTAGATATACTGGCGGGACTACCACCAGAAGTAGAGACGGGATTGAATTCTACTTTTGATGGAAAAGTACAATTAGCTGAGTCTGGTACGACAGTTCCCGATACTTCTGGGACGAATATAGTTTCTGGAAACTTAGATGTTTCTAATACAAAAGCAGAAGCTTTTGGCGGTGAAGTAAATGTTTTAGGAGATAAGGTTGGTTTAATTGCTGCAAATGTCGATGCTTCTGGGGATGCAGGAGGCGGTAAGGTACTAATTGGCGGAGATTATAAAGGACAGGGAACTGTACCAAATGCTGATGTTACCGTAGTTGATAGTGAATCGGTAATTAATGCTGATGCGCTGAGAGATGGGGATGGCGGTAAGGTAATTGTTTGGTCAGATGCAACTACCAGAATTGAAGGGAATATTAATGCCACGGGAGGGCAAAATTCTGGGAATGGTGGTTTTGTCGAAACTAGTAGTGGTGGATTTCTGGATGTTGTTAATGCTCCTAATGTAGCTGCATCTAATGGTTTAGGAGGAACATGGTTACTCGATCCACATAACATCACAATTGTTGAAGATGGAACATATTTGGTCGGTTACGAAAACACTTTGAACATAAGTACAAATAATCCTTTTACAGCGATCGCAGATGATGCACAAATTAAGGTTGGTATTATCAAAGAGGCTTTAACTGGCGGTTCTAATGTTGTTGTCTCAACTGGAACGACAGGAAATCAAGAAGGCAATATTACTCTAGAGGCAGACCTTGATTTTGATGGCACAGGTAACAATACTTTAACTCTAGATGCGGCAAATGATATTGTGATTGGAGTAGAAGGAGATACTTTAGTTGGTGAAACGACCACAGGAAAGATTTTTGATAGTAATGTTAATACCAATGATTCTCTCAATTTATTTTTAACCGCAGATAGTGATGAGAGTGGAGATGGACGAGTTCAAATCGTTGCACCCATATCAACAGGCGGGGGAAATATTGTGCTGACTGGTACTAGCAATAGCAATTCCTATTTTGACAGCGCAATTGAAATCGGCAGTCAAGTTAACTCAGGAGGTGGAGATATTGCATTGACTGGCACTGGCAATTCTGGGCGCGGAATTAGAATTTACAGTCAGATTAACTCAGGAGGGGGAAATATTACGCTGACTGGCACTAGCAATTCTGAGGGCGGAATTTCGATCTTTGATCGGATTAACTCAGAAGGTGGAGATATTGCACTGACTGGTACTAGCAATTCTGACAGTGCAATTTTCGTCCTCTCTGAGGGTGAGATAAACTCAGAAGGTGGAAATATTACACTAAAAGGCACTAATGCTGATATATATATTGAAGGTCAACTTAACTCGGGAAACGGGAGTATCACACTAACGTCTGACATTATTGGTCTAGATACTTTTGTGAATCAAGATATATTGATTGGTGAGGGAGATTTACTAATTCAAACACTTACTCCCGATCTAGATTTAGAAATTGGTGGCACAAGTGATCTTGAGACAACCTTTCTCAATGAAGACGAAATAGCTGCTATTCAAGATGGTTTTCGTTCCATTACCATCGGTAGAGAAGATGCAACAGGAAACATTGTCGTTGTTGATGATATTAGCTTTAACGACAATCTAACTCTTCAGTCTCCAGCATCTGGCGGTAGTATTACAGTAGATGGAGCAATTCAAACCAATGGCAACAATTTAACTCTCAATGCAGGTAATGCAATTAACGTTAATAGGGATATAATTACCGATGGTGGAATTATTAAGCTCGACAGCAACGGTACGATTAATAGTAGTCAAGCTTTACTAGATTCTAGTGCTGATGAAAATGGAGGGGAAGTTAGTCTTACTGCTGCTAGTGATATTACTGTAGGAGAAATTGATTCTTCCTCCGACACAGGAAATGGAGGACAAGCTAGTTTAAATGCTGGGGAAGACATTAATATAGGAACAATTGATTCTTCCGCCGATATAGGAAATGGAGGTCAAGTTACTCTTAATGCTGGAGGCAACATTAATCTAGAAAGCATCGATTCTTCTTCCTTCGACACAGGTAATGGAGGTGAAGTTAAACTCAATACTGGAGGTAACATTGCCGTAGGAAGCATTGATTCTTCCTCTGTTGTGGGTAATGGAGGAAAAATTGCACTGGAAAGTACAAATGGAGCAATTAATGCAACAACAACAGTTGAATCAGAAGGTCAACAGATAGTAGTTGGTGGGATAGTTTCTGGTTCGGAATCTGGCAATGGAGGAGACATTTCTATTAAAGCTCCTGAGAACATTCAAACAGGATATATTATTTCAAGTTCTTTAGGTACTGGACAAGGAGGTGCAATTAACCTAGAAAGTACAGGAGGAACTATCGATACTACCGTAGGTACAACAGAACAGTCCATTTCAACATCGGATTTATCAGAGGATTTATCTCAAGACATTGTAGATAAATTATTTGCTGGTATTAGTTCATTTTCTTCACTAGGAAATGGTGGAAATGTTACTCTTGCTTCTCAGGGAAATATTAAAGTAAAGGCGATTAATGCAGAAGGTGGAGACAATGGCAATGGGGGAGATGTTAACGTCAACTTAGACAATAACCAACCACCATTATTTCAAGCAACTGGTACTTTTACTGCCCGCAGCGGGTTAGATGCCAGTATCTCTACAGCAGCAGGTATAACAGGCGGAGACATTAATCTTAGACACGGTAGTGATGGAAAAAATAATCCTTTTAGAGTAGGCGATCCAACAGCACCGAATGGAACTGCTGGAGTAATTACTACTGGAGATACTACCATCGATGGCGAATCCTTCTTCTTTACGGAAAATAGGAGTAACATCAATCTTATTTCCGTTGATAATATTGTCACACCTCCTATAGTCAATCCACCTACGGAACCTCCTATAGTCGATCCACTCATCGATCCCAAAAAGATTGATGAAAACAATATTAGTGGAGTAAAAAATCCTCCTTCTCAACTACAAGCTAAAGTCTTACCTCCAACTATCCAAATTGCAACGATTGAACAAGCTCGTGAAACTCTTGCCAAAATCGAGCAAGCAACAGCAGAAAAACCAGCCCTAATCTATGTTAATTTCACTCCGCCAGGAATTTCTGCCAAACAAGACCTGAATGAAGATTTTGCTAGACGAGAAGCAGCTTCAACAGCACAGTACGAACAGTCCTTAAATCTACCTGAAAATATAGCCGAACCTAATCTATCTATTCCTAGTGAAGATAGTGATGTATTAGATATATTAGTAGTTACTCCAGAAGGAGAACCAATTCAGGTTAAGGTTGATGGAGCTACCCGTAAACAAGTTATTGAAACTGCCAATGAGTTTTATTTAGGATTTATCTATGAAAGAGCTAGTTATCCTAAAGAGCAATACCTGAAACTTGGTCAACAATTATATCAATCGCTGATTAATCCGATAGAAGACAAACTTAAAGAGCGAAAAATTAATAATTTGCTGTTTGTTATGCCTACAGGATTACGCTTACTTCCTATAGCTGCGCTTCACGATGGTCAACAATTCCTAGCTCAAAAATATAGTACAGGAATGGCTCCTAGTCTTAACCTGACTAATACTGCTTATCAAGATATTAGGGAGCAAAAATTAGTTGCAATGGGAGCTTCTCAATTTAACGACCCCAATGCACTAGGACCTTTACCAGATGCAGAACTAGAATTAAATACTATCGCGAAACTTTGGTCTGCTGGTAAGCCTTCCTTATTAAACGACAAATTTACTCTCAATAACCTTCAAGTTAGTCGTCAACAAACTCCTTATGGTATCGTGCATATTGCTACTCACGGAGAATTTGCCCCAAGCGAGCAACCTGACGAACCCTCAGAAATTTATCTGCAACTGTTTGACAAGAGGTTGGAGCTACAGGAATGGCGAAATCTAGGTTTCAATAATCCCCCAGTAGAATTATTAGTATTAAGTGCCTGTCGTACTGGCTTAGGTAATGAAGATGTGGAAATGGGTTTTGCAGGTTTGGCAGTACAAGCAGGAGTCAAATCAGCTTTAGGCACATTCTGGTATGTAAGCGATCGCGGTTCGATGGCATTAATGAATGAATTCTATCACCAACTTAAAACTTCCGAGACCAGAATGAGTAAAGCCGAAGCCTTACGTCGCGCTCAAGCAGCCATGATTAATGGACAAGTTCATCTTCAGGGAGAAGAATTAGTTACTAGTTGGGGAGAAAACATCAACTTATCCCAAAACTCCCAAGAGTCTCAAGAAGATTTATTCGGTAACCCCGTTCAAACCTCAACACTAGAAAGCGCAATTATTCCACCATCTAATCAAACACAACTAGATTTTTCTCATCCCTTTTATTGGGCTCCTTTTACGCTAATTGGCAATCCTTGGTAA